A genomic segment from Kyrpidia tusciae DSM 2912 encodes:
- a CDS encoding NAD(P)/FAD-dependent oxidoreductase, which produces MTEKEELTQEQQELFDVTIIGGGPTGLFAAFYAGVRDLKVKIIDSLPQLGGQLAELYPEKYIYDVGGFPKVRAKELVERLVEQAFQYHPEVCLNEQVQDLRKREDGVFELHTGQRVHLSRSVVITAGIGSFTPRPLPAEGASAFEGRGIYYYIDNLERFRGLSVLVIGGGDSAVDFALMLQPVASRVILIHRRDQFRAHEDSVKKLFTSGVEVKTFYELKKLHGDETLTGATIVHNKTGETEYVEVQAVVSGLGFSASLGPILNWGLEMEDNAIVVNTKMETNIPGVYAAGDIVTYPGKLKLIATGFGEAPTAINNAKTYLDPRAKLFPGHSSSRKE; this is translated from the coding sequence ATGACGGAAAAAGAAGAACTGACCCAGGAGCAACAGGAATTATTTGACGTTACGATCATCGGGGGAGGGCCCACCGGACTGTTTGCGGCATTTTATGCGGGCGTTAGGGACTTAAAGGTGAAGATTATCGACAGCTTGCCCCAGTTGGGCGGTCAGCTCGCGGAGTTGTATCCGGAAAAATATATTTATGATGTTGGAGGATTTCCCAAAGTCCGCGCCAAGGAATTGGTGGAGCGGCTGGTGGAGCAGGCGTTTCAATACCATCCCGAAGTCTGTTTAAATGAGCAGGTTCAGGATTTGCGGAAACGAGAGGACGGGGTGTTCGAGCTGCACACGGGGCAGCGGGTGCATCTCAGCCGGTCCGTGGTGATCACCGCCGGGATCGGCTCTTTCACCCCTCGCCCGTTGCCCGCGGAAGGGGCTTCGGCCTTTGAAGGGCGGGGAATCTACTATTATATTGATAATCTTGAAAGGTTTCGCGGTCTGTCGGTGTTGGTGATCGGCGGCGGGGATTCGGCGGTGGATTTTGCTTTGATGCTTCAGCCGGTGGCTTCCCGGGTGATCTTGATCCATCGCCGGGACCAGTTCCGTGCCCACGAGGACAGTGTGAAAAAACTGTTTACTTCCGGCGTAGAAGTGAAGACATTTTACGAGCTGAAGAAGCTGCACGGGGATGAAACGTTGACGGGAGCCACCATTGTTCACAATAAGACCGGCGAAACGGAATATGTGGAAGTTCAGGCGGTCGTCTCAGGACTCGGCTTTTCGGCTTCCCTCGGGCCGATCCTCAACTGGGGACTGGAGATGGAAGACAACGCCATTGTCGTGAACACCAAGATGGAGACCAATATTCCCGGCGTATACGCAGCCGGGGATATTGTCACGTATCCCGGAAAGCTCAAACTGATTGCCACGGGATTCGGGGAGGCGCCTACGGCAATCAACAACGCGAAGACCTATCTGGATCCCCGGGCAAAACTGTTCCCGGGACACAGCAGCAGCCGGAAAGAATAA
- the folD gene encoding bifunctional methylenetetrahydrofolate dehydrogenase/methenyltetrahydrofolate cyclohydrolase FolD, giving the protein MSAQILDGKQLAAALRQEIRRDVEELRARWGIVPGLAVLLVGDDPASQSYVRGKQKASTEVGIHSVVERLPADLSERTLLERIDHYNEDPSIHGILVQLPLPPQIAEDRVITRISPTKDVDGFHPWNVGRLYSGGEGFVPCTPAGILEMIRRNRIEISGAHAVVVGRSGIVGKPVAQLLLRENATVTICHSKTKNLEFYTKQADILVAAVGRPGLITADMIKPGAAVIDVGITRVDGRLVGDVDFEAVKERAGWITPVPGGVGPMTIAMLLYNTLWSAKRMGNVQ; this is encoded by the coding sequence TTGTCGGCGCAGATTCTTGACGGGAAACAATTGGCAGCCGCCCTTCGCCAGGAGATTCGGCGGGATGTTGAGGAGTTGCGGGCCAGGTGGGGGATTGTGCCGGGGCTTGCCGTCCTCCTCGTGGGGGATGATCCGGCTTCCCAGAGTTATGTGCGGGGAAAACAAAAGGCGAGTACAGAAGTGGGGATCCACTCGGTGGTGGAACGCCTTCCCGCCGATCTATCGGAACGGACGCTCCTCGAGAGAATCGATCATTATAACGAGGATCCGTCGATTCACGGGATTCTCGTGCAACTGCCGCTTCCGCCTCAGATAGCCGAGGATCGCGTGATCACGAGGATTTCGCCCACTAAAGATGTGGACGGATTTCACCCGTGGAATGTCGGGCGCTTGTACAGTGGAGGGGAAGGCTTTGTTCCCTGCACTCCGGCGGGGATCCTGGAGATGATCCGCCGAAACCGAATCGAAATCTCCGGTGCCCACGCGGTGGTGGTGGGGCGCAGTGGGATCGTCGGGAAACCCGTGGCCCAACTCCTCCTGCGGGAGAATGCAACAGTCACGATCTGCCACTCAAAAACGAAAAATCTGGAGTTTTACACGAAGCAGGCGGACATTCTGGTGGCGGCCGTCGGCCGGCCGGGGTTGATCACGGCGGACATGATCAAGCCAGGTGCTGCGGTGATCGACGTGGGAATCACCCGAGTGGACGGCCGCTTGGTGGGCGATGTCGATTTTGAGGCGGTTAAGGAGCGGGCGGGATGGATTACACCGGTGCCCGGGGGCGTGGGCCCGATGACCATTGCGATGCTCCTTTACAACACGCTTTGGAGTGCAAAACGGATGGGGAATGTCCAATGA
- the xseA gene encoding exodeoxyribonuclease VII large subunit, whose translation MTETGAKALTVSELTAYVRELLERDELLQEVWVMGEISNFTHHSSGHMYFSLKDAGSRIRAVMFASRNRKLIFRPEEGMKVVARGRVAVFDRDGTYQLYVEEMQPEGVGSLYLAFLQTRDRLQKEGLFDRERKRPLPAFPRVVGVITSTEGAAIRDIATTLRRRYPLARVVIFPALVQGPGAPASLAEALATACAYGELDVIIIGRGGGSPEELWAFNDESLARAIAAAPVPVVSAVGHETDFTIADYVADVRAPTPTAAAELVAPHVLELRRRVEEARRALVDALVRRVQGDRQRLEHLLGRPGLRRPEQWIQWRRQTVDGLHTRLGQAAWKSVFRRKEALIRLTDILGRHSPKEQIQRSQNRLETQKQKLQFAVWTGWQRAVHRFERQVDKLEALSPLAVMRRGWSLVYRPDRRELVRNISQLAPGDNVHVRLTGGWADCQVWGIEEGSEDGGGATTAKEGSAPKRGRGGTRGTGQF comes from the coding sequence ATGACCGAAACCGGTGCCAAAGCCCTCACTGTTTCGGAATTGACCGCCTATGTCCGCGAGTTACTGGAACGGGACGAACTGCTTCAGGAAGTTTGGGTGATGGGCGAGATTTCGAATTTCACCCACCATTCCAGTGGGCATATGTATTTTTCTCTCAAGGACGCGGGAAGCCGGATTCGGGCGGTGATGTTTGCCAGCCGAAATCGCAAGCTGATTTTTCGGCCCGAGGAGGGCATGAAAGTCGTGGCCCGGGGGCGGGTGGCCGTCTTTGACCGGGACGGGACGTACCAATTGTATGTGGAAGAAATGCAGCCCGAAGGGGTCGGCTCTCTGTACCTGGCGTTTTTGCAAACCCGGGATCGACTGCAAAAGGAAGGGTTATTCGATCGAGAGCGAAAAAGGCCCCTGCCGGCCTTCCCCCGGGTGGTGGGGGTGATCACCTCCACCGAGGGGGCGGCGATCCGGGACATCGCGACAACGTTGCGCAGGCGGTACCCTCTGGCCCGGGTGGTGATTTTCCCGGCGTTGGTGCAGGGCCCCGGGGCGCCCGCTTCTTTGGCGGAGGCACTGGCGACGGCCTGTGCCTACGGGGAGTTGGACGTGATTATCATCGGCCGGGGAGGGGGCTCACCGGAGGAGTTGTGGGCCTTTAATGACGAGTCCTTGGCCCGGGCCATCGCCGCAGCCCCCGTTCCTGTCGTGTCGGCGGTCGGGCATGAGACCGATTTCACCATTGCCGATTACGTGGCGGATGTCCGGGCGCCGACCCCCACGGCGGCGGCAGAACTCGTGGCTCCCCACGTGCTTGAGTTGCGCCGGCGGGTGGAGGAAGCTCGGAGGGCGTTGGTGGATGCCCTGGTGCGGCGGGTGCAGGGCGATCGTCAACGGTTGGAACACCTGTTGGGGCGACCCGGCCTGCGCCGGCCGGAGCAGTGGATTCAATGGCGCCGACAAACGGTGGACGGTTTACACACCCGACTCGGTCAGGCGGCGTGGAAATCGGTTTTCCGAAGGAAGGAAGCTTTGATCCGCTTGACGGATATCCTCGGCCGACACAGTCCCAAGGAACAGATTCAGCGGTCCCAAAACCGGTTGGAAACGCAAAAACAGAAGCTTCAGTTTGCCGTGTGGACCGGATGGCAGAGGGCGGTTCATCGGTTCGAGCGGCAGGTGGACAAGCTGGAGGCCTTGAGCCCTTTGGCGGTCATGCGCCGGGGATGGAGTTTGGTATACCGACCGGATCGCAGGGAGTTGGTTCGGAACATTTCCCAGCTTGCCCCCGGAGACAACGTCCATGTGCGGCTGACAGGGGGGTGGGCGGACTGTCAAGTCTGGGGTATCGAGGAGGGGTCTGAAGATGGCGGAGGAGCGACAACCGCTAAAGAAGGAAGTGCCCCAAAGCGGGGGCGAGGCGGGACCCGAGGAACCGGCCAGTTTTGA
- the xseB gene encoding exodeoxyribonuclease VII small subunit, translating to MAEERQPLKKEVPQSGGEAGPEEPASFEDAMERLEQVVRELESGELSLERSIVRFQEGMMLAKWCRDQLDQAEQRIEVVLQQEGGGWESRPFEPRPGEDE from the coding sequence ATGGCGGAGGAGCGACAACCGCTAAAGAAGGAAGTGCCCCAAAGCGGGGGCGAGGCGGGACCCGAGGAACCGGCCAGTTTTGAAGATGCGATGGAGCGGCTGGAACAGGTGGTGCGGGAGTTGGAGAGCGGAGAACTGTCTTTGGAACGGTCGATCGTACGGTTTCAGGAAGGCATGATGTTGGCCAAGTGGTGCCGGGACCAGCTGGATCAGGCGGAGCAGCGAATCGAAGTGGTCTTGCAACAGGAGGGCGGGGGATGGGAAAGCCGTCCCTTTGAACCCCGGCCCGGGGAGGATGAGTGA
- a CDS encoding polyprenyl synthetase family protein encodes MSDRPVERELREFWEAGARAVDDALDALIPPGKGAGRLHEAMRYSLFAGGKRLRPLLAMAACEGAGGSLREALPAACALELVHTYSLIHDDLPAMDDDDYRRGRPTNHRVFGEAMAVLAGDALLTLAFGVLAKAPLPATTRIRLVDELAEASGKDGMVGGQALDIEATGADGQPDPELLRDLHRKKTGALIIASLRMGGLCAGADESLLDRLSAYGQAVGLAYQIVDDLLDVGGDARRIGKAVGRDAALNKLTWPGVYGVDRSREDVRRLTKEAIAHLHGLPGDTRHLADLARYLADRDR; translated from the coding sequence ATGAGTGATCGCCCAGTGGAACGAGAGCTTCGGGAATTCTGGGAGGCGGGCGCCCGGGCGGTAGATGATGCCCTGGATGCCCTGATCCCACCCGGGAAAGGGGCCGGGCGGCTGCACGAGGCGATGCGCTACAGTCTTTTTGCCGGCGGGAAGCGGCTTCGGCCTCTGCTCGCCATGGCTGCTTGCGAAGGGGCGGGAGGCAGCCTGCGGGAGGCTCTGCCGGCGGCTTGTGCCCTGGAACTGGTGCATACGTATTCATTGATTCACGATGACCTTCCGGCCATGGACGACGATGATTATCGCCGGGGCAGGCCGACGAACCACCGGGTGTTTGGCGAAGCTATGGCGGTACTCGCGGGGGACGCGCTGCTGACCCTCGCTTTTGGCGTTCTCGCCAAAGCTCCGCTGCCCGCGACAACCCGGATCCGGCTGGTGGATGAGTTGGCGGAGGCTTCGGGAAAGGACGGAATGGTCGGGGGTCAGGCGCTGGATATCGAAGCCACGGGCGCCGACGGCCAGCCGGACCCCGAACTTTTGCGAGACCTGCATCGCAAAAAAACGGGGGCGCTCATCATCGCCTCTCTCCGCATGGGAGGATTGTGTGCCGGAGCTGACGAGTCGCTTCTGGATCGTTTGTCAGCCTACGGGCAGGCTGTGGGGCTCGCGTATCAGATCGTGGACGACCTCCTGGATGTGGGTGGGGATGCCCGACGGATCGGCAAGGCCGTGGGGCGGGATGCGGCGCTGAACAAACTGACCTGGCCAGGGGTGTACGGAGTGGATCGGTCCCGGGAGGACGTGCGGCGATTGACCAAGGAAGCCATCGCCCATCTCCATGGGTTGCCAGGGGATACCCGCCACCTCGCTGATTTGGCAAGGTATTTGGCCGACCGGGACCGGTGA
- the dxs gene encoding 1-deoxy-D-xylulose-5-phosphate synthase gives MLLDRVNGPADLKAMSLAELRQLAAEIRRFLIQQLSVTGGHFGPNLGVVELTLALHRVFDSPRDKIIWDVGHQAYVHKIITGRKERFSTLRQFGGLAGFPKRSESPHDAFGTGHASTSISAALGMAVARDLKGESHHVVAVIGDGAMTGGMAFEALNHAGHLGKRLIVVLNDNEMSIAENVGAMADYLAKLRTDRTYAKMKNEVEHLLKRIPSIGGKVARTLERAKDSVKYFWVPGMLFEELGFTYFGPVDGHNFTALTTMLERVKECPDPVLLHVVTQKGKGYGRAERAPDKLHSVTPFNPETGKAEKSSSSSAPSYTDVFGNAIVELAERDPRIVAITAAMPGGTGLTKFARRFPDRFFDVGIAEQHAATLSAGLAAAGMRPVFAVYSTFLQRAYDQVIHDICIQNLPVVFAVDRAGLVGADGETHQGAFDVAYLRTVPNMTIMMPKDENELRQMLYTALQLPGPVAVRYPRGAARGVPLDKEWHAIAIGSWEVIRQGVSPVAVVAMGPMVALAEEAADRLAEEGVDPMIINARFVKPLDGDLLLRLVGEGWALVTVEETALAGGVGSAVLEWLAAHGLHGVPVRCLGLPDQFIPHGGRGELLRAVGLTAEGVADAVKDVLRAGRVPRAAAHSPEGSDLRLGQGRR, from the coding sequence GTGTTGTTGGACCGTGTGAACGGCCCGGCCGATCTCAAGGCGATGTCTCTGGCGGAACTCCGGCAGTTGGCGGCGGAGATACGCCGGTTTCTGATTCAACAACTCTCGGTGACCGGGGGGCACTTCGGCCCGAATCTCGGCGTGGTGGAGCTGACCCTCGCGTTGCACCGGGTTTTTGACAGCCCCCGGGACAAGATCATCTGGGACGTCGGGCACCAAGCGTACGTGCACAAGATTATCACCGGACGAAAAGAACGCTTCTCCACCCTGCGTCAATTCGGTGGACTGGCTGGCTTCCCCAAGCGCTCGGAAAGCCCCCACGACGCTTTTGGCACGGGTCACGCTTCGACGTCCATTTCCGCGGCCCTCGGGATGGCGGTGGCCAGGGATCTCAAGGGCGAGTCCCATCATGTGGTGGCTGTGATCGGCGACGGGGCCATGACCGGCGGCATGGCTTTTGAGGCGCTGAATCATGCCGGACACCTCGGGAAGCGCCTCATCGTCGTACTCAACGACAACGAGATGTCCATCGCGGAAAACGTTGGGGCGATGGCGGATTATTTGGCCAAACTGCGCACGGACCGGACCTATGCCAAGATGAAAAATGAAGTGGAGCATCTGCTGAAGCGCATTCCTTCCATCGGCGGCAAGGTGGCCCGGACGTTGGAGCGGGCGAAGGACAGTGTGAAATATTTTTGGGTGCCCGGGATGCTGTTTGAAGAGCTCGGCTTCACCTACTTTGGTCCGGTGGATGGCCACAATTTCACCGCTCTCACCACCATGTTGGAACGGGTCAAAGAATGCCCGGACCCCGTATTGCTGCACGTGGTTACTCAAAAGGGCAAGGGGTATGGTCGGGCTGAGCGGGCGCCGGACAAACTCCACAGCGTCACTCCGTTTAACCCCGAAACGGGCAAGGCGGAAAAAAGCTCTTCTTCCTCAGCACCCAGTTATACGGATGTTTTCGGGAATGCCATTGTGGAATTGGCGGAGCGAGATCCCCGCATCGTGGCCATCACCGCGGCCATGCCGGGGGGGACGGGTTTAACGAAGTTTGCCCGGCGTTTCCCGGACCGCTTTTTCGATGTCGGCATTGCGGAGCAGCACGCGGCGACGTTGTCCGCGGGATTGGCTGCCGCCGGGATGCGGCCTGTATTCGCGGTGTATTCCACATTTTTGCAGCGGGCTTATGACCAAGTGATTCACGATATTTGTATTCAAAATCTCCCGGTGGTTTTTGCGGTGGATCGGGCGGGGTTGGTCGGAGCGGACGGGGAGACCCACCAGGGCGCATTCGACGTGGCCTACCTCCGGACGGTGCCGAACATGACGATCATGATGCCCAAAGATGAGAATGAGCTGCGCCAGATGCTGTATACGGCCCTCCAACTGCCGGGACCGGTGGCGGTGCGGTATCCCCGGGGTGCAGCCCGGGGTGTCCCTCTGGATAAAGAGTGGCATGCCATTGCTATCGGTTCCTGGGAAGTGATTCGCCAAGGGGTTTCCCCGGTGGCGGTGGTGGCGATGGGACCGATGGTGGCCTTAGCCGAAGAGGCGGCGGATCGCCTGGCCGAGGAAGGCGTTGATCCCATGATCATCAACGCGCGATTTGTGAAACCGTTAGACGGGGATCTCCTCCTTCGCCTGGTCGGGGAGGGGTGGGCACTGGTGACGGTGGAGGAGACGGCCCTCGCAGGGGGGGTGGGCTCTGCGGTGCTGGAATGGCTGGCTGCCCACGGTCTCCATGGGGTCCCGGTGCGGTGTTTGGGGCTTCCCGACCAGTTTATCCCACACGGCGGACGGGGGGAGTTGCTCCGGGCCGTGGGTTTGACGGCAGAGGGAGTTGCGGATGCGGTGAAAGATGTTCTTCGGGCTGGCAGGGTGCCCCGGGCGGCGGCTCATTCCCCGGAAGGTTCGGATTTGCGCCTGGGCCAGGGCCGCCGTTAA
- a CDS encoding TlyA family RNA methyltransferase, which produces MSDRERVDVLLVQRGLFPSREKARAAIMAGRVFSRGRRIDKAGTPVGRDEPLEVRGEDHPFVGRGGLKLEKAFQKFPISVEGRVVLDIGASTGGFTDCLLRHGARAVYAVDVGYGQLDWRLRNDDRVIPVERTNARYLKRADLPGPDPDQAVMDVSFISVRLILPVLSKLLPDGADVITLVKPQFEAGRESVGRGGIVRDPAVHRRVLREVMEAAGNDGFEVKGLTFSPITGGDGNIEFLLYLRRKSEDGLPDGRWREEIPVVVEEAHRVLGQIRPKEGDRS; this is translated from the coding sequence ATGTCGGATCGGGAAAGGGTGGATGTACTGCTCGTTCAACGGGGGCTGTTCCCCAGTCGCGAAAAGGCCCGGGCGGCGATTATGGCCGGACGGGTCTTTTCCCGAGGGCGGCGGATCGACAAGGCGGGGACCCCCGTCGGTCGGGATGAGCCGCTGGAGGTGCGGGGGGAAGACCATCCTTTCGTGGGCCGGGGCGGATTGAAGTTGGAGAAGGCGTTCCAGAAGTTTCCTATTTCTGTGGAGGGCCGGGTCGTACTGGATATCGGGGCCTCTACCGGGGGGTTTACCGACTGCTTGCTCCGCCACGGGGCCAGGGCGGTGTATGCCGTCGATGTGGGATACGGCCAACTGGACTGGCGACTGCGCAACGATGACCGCGTGATTCCGGTCGAACGGACGAACGCCCGCTATTTGAAGCGAGCGGACCTCCCTGGGCCCGATCCTGACCAGGCGGTCATGGACGTTTCGTTCATTTCCGTTCGGCTGATCCTTCCGGTTTTATCGAAGCTTCTCCCGGACGGGGCTGATGTGATCACTTTGGTGAAACCTCAGTTTGAAGCGGGAAGAGAATCGGTGGGGCGTGGCGGCATTGTCCGGGACCCGGCGGTGCACCGACGGGTTTTGCGGGAAGTGATGGAGGCGGCAGGAAACGACGGATTCGAGGTGAAAGGATTGACATTCTCGCCGATCACCGGAGGGGATGGAAACATCGAATTTCTCCTATATCTGCGGCGAAAGTCGGAGGACGGTCTGCCAGATGGGAGGTGGCGGGAGGAGATTCCGGTGGTGGTGGAGGAAGCGCATCGGGTCCTGGGTCAAATCCGCCCAAAGGAGGGGGACCGGAGCTGA
- a CDS encoding NAD(+)/NADH kinase — translation MQSVGLVVNLDKPRAAEIADTLVQCIHARGRDAVLDPKAAEAVRRPDLGLALEAFPGRVDVVFILGGDGTFLGYARRFAPFGLPLLGFNLGHLGFLSEAEPEDLDQAVDRVVHGDYELEHRMMIEADVRRGGLTVHHFLALNDITVGKGALGRMASLRVEVDGQYVDQYAGDGLIVSTPTGSTAYSLSCGGPIVAPQAEVMLLTPICPHTLSTRPMIVPADRKVRIEARANHQDLGLSADGQVSVRLRVGDEVLVQRSAHFATLIKWRERQFFDVLRQKLRGVEAQ, via the coding sequence ATGCAATCGGTGGGTTTGGTGGTGAATTTGGACAAACCCCGGGCGGCGGAGATCGCCGACACACTTGTTCAGTGCATCCATGCCCGGGGGCGGGATGCCGTCTTGGATCCCAAGGCCGCCGAAGCCGTGCGGCGGCCGGACCTGGGGTTGGCGCTGGAGGCATTCCCGGGACGGGTAGACGTGGTGTTCATTCTCGGCGGCGATGGCACGTTTCTCGGGTACGCCCGGCGGTTTGCCCCTTTTGGCCTGCCACTCCTGGGTTTTAACCTCGGCCACCTCGGTTTTCTGTCCGAGGCGGAACCCGAGGATCTCGACCAAGCGGTGGACCGGGTGGTGCACGGCGACTACGAGCTCGAGCATCGAATGATGATCGAGGCGGACGTGCGCCGGGGCGGGTTGACGGTTCACCACTTCTTGGCCCTGAACGACATCACGGTGGGCAAGGGTGCCCTCGGTCGCATGGCTTCCCTGCGGGTCGAAGTGGATGGCCAATATGTGGATCAGTACGCGGGGGATGGGCTGATCGTTTCTACCCCCACGGGATCCACCGCCTACTCCCTTTCGTGTGGAGGTCCGATTGTGGCTCCCCAGGCCGAGGTGATGCTTTTGACCCCGATTTGTCCTCACACCCTGAGCACCCGTCCGATGATCGTTCCTGCCGATCGCAAGGTGCGAATTGAGGCCCGGGCGAACCACCAGGATCTGGGTCTCTCTGCGGACGGTCAAGTGTCGGTGCGCCTGCGGGTCGGGGATGAGGTTCTTGTGCAAAGATCGGCTCATTTCGCAACCCTGATTAAATGGCGGGAACGGCAATTCTTTGACGTCCTGCGCCAGAAGCTTCGGGGAGTGGAGGCGCAGTGA
- the ahrC gene encoding transcriptional regulator AhrC/ArgR has protein sequence MKNKRLTHIRELVAARSIETQEELVQALRESGFQVTQATVSRDIKELQLIKVPTADGRYVYALPPEPSVNNEARLQRMLPESFVSLDRAENLIVMKTLPGNAHAVAALVDAVGWSEIMGTIAGDDTILVICRSAVQAAAVEERFRQMV, from the coding sequence ATGAAAAATAAACGTTTGACGCACATTCGGGAGTTGGTGGCCGCCCGCTCCATCGAAACTCAGGAAGAACTGGTCCAAGCTTTGCGTGAAAGCGGGTTTCAGGTCACCCAGGCCACGGTATCCAGGGATATCAAAGAACTCCAACTGATCAAAGTTCCCACAGCCGATGGTCGGTACGTCTATGCGTTGCCGCCGGAACCGTCGGTGAACAACGAAGCCCGACTTCAGCGGATGCTGCCGGAGAGTTTCGTGTCCCTGGACCGGGCCGAGAACCTTATCGTGATGAAAACGCTTCCCGGGAATGCCCATGCTGTGGCCGCCCTGGTGGATGCGGTGGGATGGTCGGAGATTATGGGAACCATCGCCGGGGACGATACCATTCTGGTCATCTGCCGCTCCGCTGTACAGGCCGCGGCCGTCGAAGAACGATTCCGTCAGATGGTGTGA
- the recN gene encoding DNA repair protein RecN encodes MSLSVRNFLLIDEAHLEFETGFHVLTGETGAGKSILLDALGLIRGERASAQQVRAGAKQAVVEALFSTDGRPEALRWLEEMGFEPAEEILLVREVGRQGKSVCRINGRTVTVQMLRDLAARLIDVYGQHEHQSLLQPDRYARMLDGYGDASHQTLLEEYRRAHDLFTRADADLRAAQLGEEERLQRIDWLLFQLGEIRDLSPAPGEEEELEAEHRRLSHAGRILEDASRAYEMLDEGGQGVGAVTDVVAEIVETVEGLVKYDPGLAGILEMLQSAAANLSEAAHELRRYLETIEADPQKLQSVQERLHQLRRLMRKYGGSVESILESAATMENELSRLRNYEADLQERSEARIRAWEGMVSAARRLSLNRLALAERIQGKVQEQLRELAMPRAQFRIEVRWLGETEKGFRSDGADQVEFLFSANPGEPPAPLSKVASGGELSRLMLALKVVLADADDVPTLIFDEVDAGMSGQAAVVVGEKLVQVARRRQVICVTHLPQIAAMADGHHRIRKEQTEESTRTIVEVLEEADRIEEVARMLAGSAATEITRRQAREMLERRPVAPSNFRLG; translated from the coding sequence ATGTCGCTGTCGGTGCGAAATTTTTTGTTGATTGATGAAGCCCACCTGGAATTTGAAACCGGGTTCCACGTGCTGACCGGGGAGACGGGGGCCGGGAAGTCGATCCTCCTCGACGCCCTCGGACTCATTCGCGGGGAGCGGGCCTCGGCGCAACAGGTTCGGGCTGGAGCGAAACAGGCGGTGGTGGAGGCGCTGTTTTCTACCGACGGCCGCCCAGAAGCCCTCCGGTGGCTGGAAGAGATGGGCTTCGAGCCAGCGGAGGAGATACTCCTGGTTCGGGAGGTTGGCCGCCAGGGTAAGAGCGTGTGCCGAATCAACGGCCGGACGGTCACCGTTCAAATGCTGCGGGATCTGGCCGCCCGTTTAATCGATGTGTACGGCCAGCATGAGCACCAGAGCCTCTTGCAGCCGGATCGGTACGCGCGAATGTTGGACGGTTATGGCGATGCATCCCATCAAACGCTGCTGGAGGAATACCGAAGGGCTCACGATCTTTTTACCCGGGCCGACGCCGACCTTCGGGCCGCTCAATTGGGGGAGGAGGAACGATTGCAGCGAATCGACTGGTTATTGTTCCAATTGGGAGAAATCCGGGATCTCTCACCCGCCCCCGGAGAGGAGGAAGAACTGGAGGCGGAACACAGGCGGTTGAGCCACGCTGGGCGGATCCTCGAAGACGCTTCCCGGGCGTACGAGATGTTGGATGAAGGTGGACAGGGAGTCGGAGCTGTCACCGATGTGGTGGCCGAGATTGTAGAAACGGTTGAAGGGCTGGTGAAATACGACCCGGGGCTCGCGGGTATACTCGAAATGTTACAGAGTGCCGCGGCCAACCTCAGTGAAGCGGCCCATGAACTGAGGCGTTATTTGGAAACTATTGAGGCAGATCCCCAGAAGCTTCAGTCCGTGCAAGAACGGCTTCACCAGTTGCGCCGGCTCATGCGAAAATACGGCGGTTCGGTGGAGTCAATTTTAGAATCCGCGGCAACAATGGAGAATGAGCTCTCTCGCCTTCGCAATTATGAAGCTGATTTGCAGGAACGATCAGAGGCCAGAATCCGGGCTTGGGAGGGAATGGTCAGCGCAGCCCGGCGCCTTTCCCTCAACCGTTTGGCCCTGGCGGAACGGATTCAAGGGAAAGTCCAGGAGCAGCTGAGGGAACTGGCGATGCCCCGCGCCCAGTTTCGGATCGAAGTGCGCTGGCTGGGCGAGACCGAGAAAGGATTTCGGTCCGACGGCGCGGATCAAGTGGAGTTCCTGTTTTCGGCCAATCCGGGCGAGCCACCGGCGCCGCTTTCAAAAGTGGCTTCGGGGGGTGAATTGTCCCGATTGATGCTCGCACTAAAAGTGGTCTTGGCGGATGCCGATGACGTTCCAACTTTGATTTTCGATGAAGTGGACGCTGGCATGAGCGGCCAGGCGGCGGTGGTGGTTGGGGAAAAATTGGTCCAGGTTGCTCGGCGCCGCCAAGTAATCTGTGTCACTCATTTACCCCAAATCGCGGCCATGGCCGATGGCCATCATCGCATCCGCAAGGAACAGACGGAGGAATCCACCCGGACAATCGTAGAAGTTCTGGAAGAGGCGGATCGGATTGAAGAAGTGGCCCGGATGTTGGCGGGTTCCGCGGCGACGGAGATCACTCGTCGCCAGGCCCGGGAGATGCTGGAGCGACGGCCGGTTGCGCCATCCAATTTCCGGTTGGGGTAA